GATCAAAACTTCCAAAAGCCATGGCTTTCTCCTGTGTGACTAACGACCGCCGCCGCCACGCAAGCTGCGCACTTTGGGGTTCTGGCTTTCAAACTGCTGGCCGGTGGTCACAAATGCGTACAGATCGTGGGCAAATGCATCCAGACGGGCGAGCATGACACGGTTGCGGCGAACAAAGGCGTTATAGGCCAGCACTGCCGGAATAGCAACCGCCAGGCCAAGGCCGGTCATGATCAATGCCTCGCCGACCGGGCCGGCAATTTTATTGATGGTAACGCCCGCTTCGGCCATGCCGATACCGATCAGGCGTGATAAACACCCCAAACGGTGCCGAACAACCCGACAAATGGTGCAGTCGAACCAATAGAACCCAGAACAGACAGCCCGTTCTCGGCCTGGGCCGTTTCCTCATCAATCACTTTTTTCATACGGCGAGCGACAAACTCCGCATTGGTACCCAGTTCGGCCAGATTGCTCGCGCCATAACGGCTGTGATGATCGCGCGCGTGCAGGGCCTGGTCGGCAAGACGCGAAAACGGATCGCGTGCGCCGAATTTATGCAAATCCTGGTCCACCTGCTCCAGAGATTGCGAGCTCCAGAAACGCTGCAGAAACCGATTTCCCTTGCGGGTGCCGCTGATATTCATTAGTACCTTGACCACAATCAGGTACCAGGTAACCAGCGCCATCAAAACAAGAATGCCGAAAAGTGATTTGCCGACAATATCGCTCTGCATTAAAAAATCCATAATGCCGGGGTTCTGTGGCGCAGTTTCCGTTGTCGCCTGGGCAAGGGCGACCAATGTGGATGACAGCCAGGGGGTAGTCATGATGAATAAATTCCTTTATTGAAAAACAATAGGTATATCGGCGATGGAGTCCCGGGGGACGCCATTTTCTGAATAGGGTTTGAAACGGGCACGCCGCACCGCTCTCAGAGCCGCATCATTGAGCGAGTCATAAGGCAGTGCCTGGCGCAATGTCGCGCTCTTGACCGTACCGGCAGTTGAGATATGCACCCGGACGATAACGGTTCCCGCTTCGCCACGCATTTTTGCTGCGCGCGGGTAAGTTGGTTTAGGCTTGACCAGATAACTGACCGAAGACACGACCTTGGGGGCCTGATTGGTCTGGCCGCCTGAAGGCTTGGCGCTTGCTCCATTGCTGACGCCCACCGGTTTAAGCGAAATATTGCGATCAATCTTGATATTGGACAGATTGGGTGCAGGCTTGACCGGCGGTTTCGGCTCAGGCTTTGGTTTGGGCTTCGGCTTGGGTTTAGGTTTGGGCTTCGGCTTCGGCTTCGGTTTAGGCTTGGGTTCCGGTTTTGGCTCGGGTTTTGGCTCTATTACAGGCTTGGGTTCTGGCTTAAGCTCGTACACCGGCTCCGGTACAGGCTCTGGAGGCGGAATAATTTCTTCCTGTACCGGTTCCGGTTCAGGCTGGGGTTCTGGTTCTGGTTCTGGCTCCGGTTGCACCTCGGGCTCGGGCGCTGGCGCCAGCTCCTCCCCTTTGGGAGGTGGGCGCACCGGTTCGTCGATAATCGTTACCAAGACCGGCGCATCGGTCGCTTTGACAATGGGCGGCGTCAGATCCAGTGTGCCAAGCCAGGCAGCACCAGACATAATCACCAGCGCTGCAGCCAGGCCGGTGAGACGAAAGCTCAGGGGAATCGCCGCGGGAGAATTTGATCCGTTAAACATGCTCAACATACGTGCCTTGTGCAGGCAATTACAGCAGACAGCGCTGGGCGCGGGGAACCGGGCCTAGCGGAAACACATTAGATAATATGAATGGAACCAATGTTGATCTGCAGGTCAGCCTGTTATTGTAATAATAACTATTCTCATTTTCAATAATTTATTGAATAATGTGCACGAATTCATGCCAAATACGTAACAAGGGTTGTACAGTATGACCGAATCATTCGCTTGCTGTGTCTGCAAAAAGACATTCTTTTTTTCAAGTTGATATACCAGACAGGCGTTGCTTAGTATTCTTTTGTTTTTTTGTATCTTTATGTAAAAACGACGCCATTGAGGAATATTTCGAGCGCAATTTGTTGTCATTCGTCCACACCACATGGGAGCAGACGAAAAAATACCGCCCTTAGGCGGTATTTTCAGCACAGCGCAAATAAATTACTTGGCTGAAACTTCTTTAGCTTGAGGACCTTTAGGGCCTTCAGCAACCACGAAAGTCACTTCCTGGTTTTCTTGCAGTGATTTGTAGCCTGTACCGATGATGTCTGTGTGGTGCACAAACAGATCTTTACCACCTGAGGCGGGCTTGATGAAACCAAAGCCTTTCTCGTTATTAAACCACTTTACAATTCCTGATTCTGTCGACATGTCGATTTCCTGATGTATAAATAAACTGAGATAAAATCCTATCTCTGGGACAAGACTTCAAGGAGACGACACATGCAAACAGTACCGCTGTAACCAGAAGCCTATTTCGTTTAACCGAAGCACGGCTTCCTTTAACTTGAATATCTTATGTGTGACACTATGTCGGTAAAAAGAACCTGTGTCAATGAATATTTAAGCGCTGGCGTCAATACAACTGTCATTAAAATTTAATTTATATAAAAAAAAAGCCCGGGAAACACCCGGGCCTTTACACAACAAGCTAGCAGTTTTAGCCCGCAATATCACTGTTTTCGCGGCTGAACAAGAATACACCGTCTTTTACATCGACCAAGACAGTGTCCCCAGGGCCAAATTCTCCCTCGAGAATTTTTCTGGCCATGCCGTTTTCCACATGTTGCTGAATTGCACGTTTCAACGGTCTTGCCCCAAAAACCGGATCAAAGCCACTTTTGGCCAGCAGAGCCAGTGCCGCATCTGAAATATGCAAATGCATGTCCTGACCCGTTAACCGAGCTGCCAGACGATCCAGTTGAATCCGCGCAATAGAGGAAATCTGCGCGCTGTCCAGTGAGTGAAATACCACCACTTCGTCAATGCGATTCAGAAATTCAGGCCGGAATGCCTGTTTTACGTCTTCCCAGACCACTTCTTTGATCGCCTCATACGACTCCCCGGCCATACTCTGGATATGATGCGAACCCAGGTTCGAGGTCATTACAATAACGGTATTGCGAAAGTCTACCGTGCGCCCCTGCCCGTCGGTCAAACGACCATCGTCGAGCACCTGTAACAGGATATTGAACACATCCGGATGGGCCTTTTCCACCTCATCGAGCAGAATGACGCTATAAGGCTTGCGGCGCACCGCTTCGGTCAGGTACCCGCCCTCTTCGTAGCCAACATACCCCGGCGGGGCCCGATCAGGCGAGCCACTGAATGCTTCTCCATGAACTCGCTCATATCGATGCGCACCAAGTGGTCTTCCGAATCGAACAGGAAGCCGGCCAGAGCCTTGGTGAGCTCGGTTTTACCGACACCCGTCGGGCCCAGAAACAGGAAGGATCCATAAGGCCGTGACGGGTCGGACAGACCGGCGCGCGAGCGTCGGATCGCATCGGAAACCAGTGTCACCGCTTCGTCCTGGCCCACCACACGTTTATGCAGGAAATCTTCCATGCCAAGCAATTTTTCACGTTCGCCCTGCATCATTTTGGATACCGGGATACCGGTAGCGCGCGAAACCACTTCCGCAATTTCTTCGGCCCCGACTTCGGTACGCAGCAGACGTGGCTTGGCTTTGCTGGACTCTTCCGATTCAGCAACCTTCAGTCGTCCTTCCAGTTCGGGCAGGCGGCTGTATTGCAGCTCGGCCAGTTGTTCATACTGGCCCTTGCGCTGAAATTCAGCATCTGCGCCCTGACCTTCTCGATTTCTTCCTTGATTGACTGCGCACCCTGCACCGCTGCTTTCTCGGTTTTCCAGATCTCTTCGTAGTCGTTGTACTCGCGCTGCAGCTTTTCCAGCTCGTCCTCGATCGCTTTCAGGCGACGGGCAGAGGCGTCGTCGGACTCTTTACGAACTGCCTCGCGTTCGATTTTCAACTGGATAATCCGACGATCCAGGCGGTCCATGACTTCCGGTTTCGAATCGATTTCCATGCGGATACGCGCTGCAGCCTCATCGATCAGGTCAATCGCCTTGTCCGGCAGAAAACGGTCAGTGATATAGCGATTAGACAGCTCGGCAGCCGCAACAATGGCCGGGTCGGTAATATCGACGCCGTGATGCAACTCATAGCGCTCCTGAAGACCCCGCAATATGGCAATTGTGCTTTCAACGTCTGGTTCGTTAATCAGCACTTTCTGGAAGCGCCGTTCCAGGGCGGCGTCCTTCTCAATGTACTTACGGTATTCGTCAAGTGTCGTGGCGCCAATGCAATGCAGTTCGCCGCGTGACAGCGCTGGCTTGAGCATATTGCCGGCGTCCATCGCCCTTCGGCCTTGCCTGCGCCAACCATCGTATGAATTTCGTCGATGAAGACAATATTGCTGCCATCATCCTGAGCCAGCTCCTTGAGCACAGCCTTGAGACGTTCCTCGAACTCACCGCGATATTTGGCCCCTGCCAGCAACGCAGCCAGGTCCAGCGACAGCACGCGTTTGCCGCGCAGGGTTTCGGGCACTTCATCGTTGATAATACGCTGCGCCAGGCCTTCCACGATGGCCGTTTTACCGACACCAGGCTCACCAATGAGCACCGGATTGTTTTTGGTGCGGCGCTGCAGAATCTGGATGGCCCGACGGATTTCGTCGTCGCGACCAATGACGGGGTCCAGCTTACCCATACGGGCTCGTTCAGTCAGGTCTGTCGTGTATTTTTTCAGCGCCTGGCGATTACTTTCACCTTCCTGGTCTTCAACGGCAGCACCGCCCCGAACAGCCTCAATAGCCGCTTCCAGCGCTTTTTTCTGCAGGCCTGAGTCGCGCAGGATGCGACCAGCCTCACCCTTGTCTTCGGCCAATGCCAGCAAAAATAATTCACTTGCAATAAAAGCATCACCCCGCCGGGCCGCTTCCTTGTCGGTTGCGGTCAACAGTGCATTCAGTTCCCGACTGATCTGCACGTTTCCTTCGGCTCCCTGCACCTGAGGCAGCGATTTGATGGCGCTGTCCAGGGCCGGACCGACACGATTGACCGCGACGCCGGCACGCGCCAGCAGACTGCCGGCACCACTGTCGGTGTCGCCCAGCAAGGCAGACAGAACGTGAACCGGTTCGATGTACTGATTGTCGTTACGGCCGGCAAGACTTTGGGCGTCAGCAAGCGCCTGTTGAAATTTTGTGGTTAATTTGTCAAATCTCATGATTCTTCCCATGTCATTCATTACGGCCAAGCATATATGGCCAGGTTGCTTAATACATAATGGCAACTACCCACATTTCAAGATGTAATACAACACAGTTTTTGACTCAAGACAAAGCTGCCGCCCAAAGAACGGTACCACAGCCGGTACAATCAAATTTTAACTATCCCGATTGACCAGTCAATGAATTCAGGCTTTCCCGACACCGCTGCCGAGTGCGATCCCCTTGTCGCCAGTCACCTGCTGCCCCAGCGTGTCGTGCTGGATACCTGTGTGCTGATGTCCACCATTCTTAAGAACCTGCTGCTGCGTCTGGCGCAATCGGGCATCTTCGAACCTGTCTGGGCCGACTATATCGGCCAGGAATGGCGCCGCAACGCCAGTCGCGTCTGGGCGGTGTCCGATAAAGACATCGCCGTCCAATGGCAGGACATGCAAACGGCCTTTCCCCAGGCTGATATGGGGATTGTCGGTGAATTCGAAACCGGGCTATCCAAAAGCGACCGCAAGGATTGGCACGTCATTGCCGCAGGCCGCGCTGCACTTGCTCTGCACCCTGGCCAATCTGTCTGTATTCTGACCCGAAACCTGCGCGACTTCAACCGCAGCGAACTGCGCCTGCTGGGCCTGTCGTTATTGGACCCCGACCAGTTTCTGGTCAAATGCTATGAATTGAATCCCGATTTGCTGGTGCAACTGCTCGCGCTGATTCCTGACGACGCGGTCAAGATCGGTCGTCCCCGCGAGCCCCTGGAGACGGTCCTGAAGCGCGAGCGCCTGTTTCGCCTGAATAGCCTTATCGCCCAGGACGTCAGCGCGGCTGCCTGATCAAACAGCCCAGACTATTGTTTCATGAAGGACGCTTTCCATGTGCATTATTTATCTATCTATTGCCAAAGATCCCGACTGGCCACTTTATATCGCCGCCAATCGTGACGAATTTCACGCCAGACCGGCGCAGCCCGCCGCGCCGTGGGATGCCAATCCTGATATTTTCTCGGGACTGGATCTGAGTGGCGGGGGCACGTGGCTGGCAATCAACAGAAACGGCCGTTTTGCCATGCTGACCAATTTTCGCGATCCTTCGGGCTTTATCCCGCAAGCCCCCACACGCGGCCTGCTGGTAAGCAATTTTGTAGATGGGATTATGACCGCCGGCGATTACGCGACACAGGTATGGAAAACCGGTGATCAGTACAATGGCTTCAATCTGATCGTGGGTGATGTCAACGAGGTTTTCTACACCGGTAACCGGCAGGATGCACCACCACAAAAGCTGACGCATGGCAGCTATATTCTATCCAACCATTTACTGGACACGCCCTGGCCCAAGGCCGAACGCCTGCGTCGCGGCCTGGACGCGCTCACGCCCGACTGCTGTCCCGATGCCCTGCAACAGGTATTTGCACTGCTTAAAGACACAACCCCTGCGCCGGACGACACTCTGCCCGACACTGGCATTCCGCTGGAGCGCGAGCGGCTGCTGAGCAGCCCCTTTATCATCAGCGAAAATTACGGCACTCGCTGCTCCTCCATTATTGCAGTCGATCGCGCTGGCGAGGCTACTTTCAGTGAACTGACCTACGCACCGGATGCCAGCGAAACAGGACGTCGAGACTGGACCTTCTCCATGCACAATCCCTACCGCTACTGATTGCGCAGTGCGTGACCATTCGAAGGTACAATGAGCAGATTGTTCATTTACCCAGACTCAAGACGCACAAGCCATGGATCGTTTTACCCAACTGGAAAGTTTTGTCGCGGTTGCCACGCTCGGTACCCTGTCGGCTGCCGCCAAGCAGCATGGCATTGCCCCAGCCATGATGGGGCGACGCATTGATGCGCTGGAAGAGCGCCTTGGGGTGAAATTGCTGATTCGTTCTACCCGCAAGCTTACCCTTACGCCTGAAGGCCACGCCTTTGTTGAGGAAGCCCAGCGCATCCTCAAGGATCTGGCGGAAACCGAGAGCCAGATTACCCAGGGCAAGGTAAAAATTGCGGGCCCCTTGCGGCTGACCGCGCCTGCCGGCTTCGGGCGACAGCACGTGGCGCCGCACATTCCGGATTTTTGTCGACTTCATCCCGACATCCGCGTCACACTGGATCTGACCGACAGAATCATCGATATGTTCGAAGAGCAATATGACTGCGCCATCCGCATCGGTGATCTGCCAGACTCACAACTGATCGCATTAAAACTGGCCGAAAACCGACGGGTGGTGGTCGCCTCGCCTGCCTATTTGAAACGACACGGCACACCTAAGACACCGGCGGATCTGGTCAAACACGAATGTCTGTCGTTCGGCCCGCAAGGCAGTCAAAGCAAGGGGTGGCTGTTTCGCGAAAAAGGCAGCACGCGCGCCTTCAAACCTGCCGGCCGGCTGGCATGCTCCGATGGCAGTGTCCTGCACGAATGGGCATTACATGGCTTTGGCCTGTCGTGGCGGTCCTTGTGGGAAGTGCAGGCCGACCTGAATGCCGGTCGCCTGGTCACGGTTCTGGACGATTATGCTACCTCGCCCAACGGGATCTATGCCGTATTGCCAAACCGCAAGCACCTGCCCCAGCGCACGCGCAGCTTTATCGATATGCTCAAGCAACACTACGCTTCAGAGGGCTACTGGGATGCAATACACAGCCCGCCCTCGGCGGCGACACTCTAAAGGAGCGGGCACACACAATGCGCCCGTTTGTTATTTACCTTCAGCCAATACGTCCTGTGGCAAATCGGTCGCGTGATATTTTTTGAAGATGGTATTTAACTGGCCATTTTTCAGATTGTGGCGGATCAGTTCATTGATTTTTTCTTTCAATTCAGGATTGTTGCGGGCGATGCCGATACCCATTTTCGAGGTCGACATCACAACCTTGATATCCAGGGCCTTGGCCGGGTCCTTCTTATTGAGCGCAGCAATAATGGAAGCGCGGTTGAAAAAATATTCGCCTGTCCGCTGGTTATCGCGGTAATGGCGGTCGCATCGTTTTCAAAACGCACAATATTGGTTCCCGGTGGCGCCAGTTTGGTGACATTCTGATCATTGGTGGTGCCCCTAGCTGTGACCACGGTTTTTCCTGCCAGATCCTTCATTTCCTTGATGGGTGCATCCTTGGGCGCTCCTATCACAGACTGGATCACTGCGTAAGGTATTGAGAAATCAATTACCTTTGCGCGCTCTGGCGTGATCGACAAACTCGAAATCACAATGTCGGCCTTGTTGGTGAGCAGAAATGGAATGCGGTTCGCCTGGGTAGTTGGGACAATTTGCAGCGTCACGCCCAGGTCCTTTGCCAACAGATTGGCCGTTTCAACGTCCGAGCCCACTTCCTTCATGGTTTCGCTTTTCATGCCATAAGGGGGCGCACTCAGATCGATGGCAACCCGCAGCACTTTTTGCTGCATGATCTGTTCCAGGGTATTGGCACAGGCGGGGGCCGCTGTGCCCAGCAGTGCCGTGGCTACGGTAATTGCCGCAAGCGCGGGTTTGAGCGAATAAGTCATGATTGTCTCCTGTGTGGAATATTGTTTTCTAACGAATCAACAAAAATAAAGGATGCGTTTTAATAAAAAGTACGTTTAATAAAGGATACGTTCAGCTTCTTTTGCCGCAAGCCGGATTACAGACCGTTATCCAGGAAGTGCTTCAATTCAGGGGTCTGCGGATTGCGCAGCATATCCGGCCCACCCTGTTCATGGATTTTGCCCTGATACATATAAACAATGCGATGTGCGACCTTCATGGCAAATGCCATTTCGTGCGTCACCAGTACCATCGTCATACCTTCACGCGCCAGTTTTTCAATGACACGCAGTACCTCGCCGGTTAGCTGTGGATCCAGTGCAGAGGTCACCTCATCAAACAGCATGAGTTTGGGGCCCATCGCAAGGGAACGGGCAATCGCAACGCGTTGCTGCTGTCCGCCCGAGAGCTGCTCCGGGTACATCTGACTTTTCTCCGACAGGCCAACCTGCGCCAATACGGTTTGCGCGATTTCCTTGGCCTGGCTCTTGCCCATCTTCTTGACCGACGTTAGCGCAAGTGTGATATTGCGCTCGACGGTCAAATGCGGGAACAGGTTGTAGCTCTGGAAAACAATGCCGACATCCTGGCGCAGCATCTTCAGGTCAGACTTGGGGATATCCGCACCAAAGGTATGCCCGCATACCGTCACCGACCCCTTATCGATCTGCTCCAGATGATCCATGCAGCGCAGCGCCGTACTCTTGCCCGATCCGCTCTGGCCGATAATGGCAATAATTTCGCCGGGCTTGACGCTCAGATCGATTCCCTTGAGTACATGGTTGTCACCGAACCACTTATGTACATTGTCCAGACGCACGATATCCCCTGTGATCGCCTTACCGTCGCGCGGCACGGCATGTGTGCCGGCTTGCGCGTTGTCTGGGGGGACGGGCGCGCCGACAGGCAGCTCGGCTACCGGTTGCTGCGAAGGCACTGAATTCATATTGGCTCCTTTGTGTAATTTTGCATTTCAGCCGCGGGATACGTTCAGCTTGCGCTCAAGCTTAAGACTGAGTCGCGACAACGGATAACAAATGATGAAATACAAGACCGCGGCAAGCCCAAAATAAAGAAATGGCTGGAAAGTCGCGTTATTGAGTATTTTCGCGTTATAGGACAGCTCGGCGAAACCGATCACCAAAGAGGCGATCGAGGTATTCTTGACAATCTGCACCATAAATCCCACGGTGGGCGGCACAGCGATGCGCAATGCCTGCGGCAAAATAACCTGGAACATACGCTGAATACGGCTCAAACCCAGGCACTCGGCTGCTTCCCACTGATTTTTCGGCACCGATTCAATACAACCGCGCCAGATCTCACCCAGAAAGGCCGAAGACTGAATGGTTAGCGCCAGTACGGCTGCCGTCAGTGCCGGTACCGACGTAAAGCCCAAAATGGTCGGACCGTAAAAACAGACGCCCATCAACACCAGCAGCGGCGTACCCTGAATAGCCTGAATATAGGTAAAGGCTGCGCCACGGACAAGAGGATTGGCAGACACGCGCATCAGTGCGATCATCAGCCCCACTACGCTGGCAAACAAAAACGTAAGGGCAGACAGCACAAAAGTACCCCAGGCGCCCTGCAAGAGGAAAACCAACTGTTCCTGATTCATATTTCTGCGCTCCGGTTCAAAGCAACGTGCCCAGGCGACGCCTGCGTACAAAAAGTAACTTGGCCAGCATCCAGAAAATAGCCCGGACCATTAGGGACATGGCCAGATAGATCCCCCAGAGAATGATAAAGACTTCGAAATTGCGAAACGTCATCGATTGCACCTGACCCGAAACGCCGAACAAATCTTCGGTCCCCACCGCTGAAAGCACACTGGTAACCAGCATGAGCAAAATGAACTGACTGGTCAGCGCCGGATATACACGCTCCAGAGCCGGAACCAGAATAATATGCCAGTACACCTGCAAGGGAGATAACCCCAGGCACTCGCCTGCTTCCCGCTGGCTGCGCGGCACCGATTCGATCCCGGCCCGCACAATCTCACAGGTATAGGCTGTAATATTGATGACAAGTGCAAGAATGGCGCCGACTAGAATCGGCATAGTCAGCCCGACGCTGGACATGCCGAAAATCAGAAAGTAGCTTTGAATAATCAGCGGTGTATTGCGAATAATCTCGACATAGGCACCAACCGTTTTGCTAAGCCATGTAATGGAAGAACTGCGAGCGATCGCGCACATGACGCCAAGAATAAACCCGGCCAGCGTGGACCAGAACGACATGACAACTGTCGTGCGCGCCCCTTCCAGGAAAAACTGCCAGTAGGCAAAGACAGAGTTGAAATCGAACTCATAAGTCATGTCTGACCCGCTTTTGACTGTGATAAAAGTAAGACATCCTACACGCACTAATTGGTAAAACCACTTATAGAAAACCCTATAAAATGCATATTTGCACCATAATTGGTTTGACCACTCGGGGTGAATCCCCTATATTGGATTTAATCTGGTTTCAATTGAAAAAATGACTTCCGACACCCCCTCTTCATCGCGCAAAGTAGCCTCAAGAGCCTATTTGCAAACGGCTGCGCAATTGCGCACGCTTATTGCGAATCTGCATATCACTGCGGGAGCTCGCCTGCCATCCGAAAGAGAGCTCGCCCAGCAGTTGGGCGTGTCGCGGCCAACGCTACGCGAAGCACTAATCGTTCTGGAACTGCAGGATGAAGTCGAAATCCGCATTGGCTCCGGCATTTATGTAAAAAACCGCGCCGTGCGAACAGAATCAGTAGGACAGGTCGATCATGCGGGCGCCAACAAGGCACCTCGTATCGAGCTTCGGCCTGGGGTTCAGGCAACAGCAGACAAAGTTGACAATGGGCAACAAGCCCTGGCAGAAGGTATGCCGGACGACGATTCTGATGGTGCACCTGCTGCCCACGCCGCGCTGAATCTGCACAGCATCGCCGAAGACAGCCCGAAAGAAGTCAACCAGATGCGCTATTTCCTGGAGTCTGCCGTGGCTGCCGAAGCGGCTCGCTTCATGGCGCCCGGCCTGCGCAAAAAACTCAGGCAAAGCCTGACCGATATGCAGAAGGCCATGGCGCAAAACGATGTATCCACCAATGCCCGTATGGCCGATGCAGACAGACTTTTTCATTTGACACTGGCACAAAGCACAGACAATCAACTTGTCATGCAGACCATTACCGGCCTGTTCGATCAGCGTTATCGACCAATTGCCCGCACTATGCACCGGCATTTTGACGATCAGCAGGCCTGGCTGGCGGCCATGCAGGAACATGAGCAGATCTGCCAGGCCATTGAAGATCGCGATCCGTTGCAGGCACAAGCCGCCATGCAACGCCATTTGACCCGCGCCCATCAACGCCTGATGGCCATCATCGGCTAATACACCACCCATTATTTCAAAGTGAGATCCAGAGGAACCCAATGAAGAAGACGATACGACTGCATGCCAATGATAATGTCATTATTGCAACTGAACAGCTGATGCAGGGCAATACCGAGGATGGGATCGCCGTCCTTGGGCTGGTTCCTGCCGGGCATAAGATCGCCACCGTGGATATCGCAAAAGACAGCCCGGTGCGTCGCTACAATCAAATTATCGGCAAGGCGACCCGCGACATTCGCGCCGGCCAGCATATTCATACGCACAATATGACCATGATGGATTTCGAACGTGATTATGACTTCGGCTCCCATACAAAGGATGTGCCAGTCAACGAAAATACTGACCAGTTCATGGGTTATATCAGGCCAGACGGACGGGTTGCAACTCGCAACTTCATCGGCATTCTCACCTCCGTCAACTGTTCGGCGACGGCTGCCAAAGCGATTGCCGATCATTTTCGTCGCGATATCAATCCTGCAGCGCTGGCAGACTTTCCCAACGTGGACGGCGTAGTTGCCCTGCCCCATGCCACCGGCTGTGGACACGCAGCCGAGGGCCTGTTTGTGGAAACGCTCAGGCGCACCCTGGTCGGCTACGCAAAACATCC
Above is a window of Advenella kashmirensis WT001 DNA encoding:
- a CDS encoding energy transducer TonB, translating into MFNGSNSPAAIPLSFRLTGLAAALVIMSGAAWLGTLDLTPPIVKATDAPVLVTIIDEPVRPPPKGEELAPAPEPEVQPEPEPEPEPQPEPEPVQEEIIPPPEPVPEPVYELKPEPKPVIEPKPEPKPEPKPKPKPKPKPKPKPKPKPKPKPEPKPPVKPAPNLSNIKIDRNISLKPVGVSNGASAKPSGGQTNQAPKVVSSVSYLVKPKPTYPRAAKMRGEAGTVIVRVHISTAGTVKSATLRQALPYDSLNDAALRAVRRARFKPYSENGVPRDSIADIPIVFQ
- a CDS encoding cold-shock protein: MSTESGIVKWFNNEKGFGFIKPASGGKDLFVHHTDIIGTGYKSLQENQEVTFVVAEGPKGPQAKEVSAK
- a CDS encoding PIN domain-containing protein; amino-acid sequence: MNSGFPDTAAECDPLVASHLLPQRVVLDTCVLMSTILKNLLLRLAQSGIFEPVWADYIGQEWRRNASRVWAVSDKDIAVQWQDMQTAFPQADMGIVGEFETGLSKSDRKDWHVIAAGRAALALHPGQSVCILTRNLRDFNRSELRLLGLSLLDPDQFLVKCYELNPDLLVQLLALIPDDAVKIGRPREPLETVLKRERLFRLNSLIAQDVSAAA
- a CDS encoding NRDE family protein yields the protein MCIIYLSIAKDPDWPLYIAANRDEFHARPAQPAAPWDANPDIFSGLDLSGGGTWLAINRNGRFAMLTNFRDPSGFIPQAPTRGLLVSNFVDGIMTAGDYATQVWKTGDQYNGFNLIVGDVNEVFYTGNRQDAPPQKLTHGSYILSNHLLDTPWPKAERLRRGLDALTPDCCPDALQQVFALLKDTTPAPDDTLPDTGIPLERERLLSSPFIISENYGTRCSSIIAVDRAGEATFSELTYAPDASETGRRDWTFSMHNPYRY
- a CDS encoding LysR family transcriptional regulator, whose amino-acid sequence is MDRFTQLESFVAVATLGTLSAAAKQHGIAPAMMGRRIDALEERLGVKLLIRSTRKLTLTPEGHAFVEEAQRILKDLAETESQITQGKVKIAGPLRLTAPAGFGRQHVAPHIPDFCRLHPDIRVTLDLTDRIIDMFEEQYDCAIRIGDLPDSQLIALKLAENRRVVVASPAYLKRHGTPKTPADLVKHECLSFGPQGSQSKGWLFREKGSTRAFKPAGRLACSDGSVLHEWALHGFGLSWRSLWEVQADLNAGRLVTVLDDYATSPNGIYAVLPNRKHLPQRTRSFIDMLKQHYASEGYWDAIHSPPSAATL
- a CDS encoding type 2 periplasmic-binding domain-containing protein is translated as MMSTSKMGIGIARNNPELKEKINELIRHNLKNGQLNTIFKKYHATDLPQDVLAEGK
- a CDS encoding transporter substrate-binding domain-containing protein, whose amino-acid sequence is MTYSLKPALAAITVATALLGTAAPACANTLEQIMQQKVLRVAIDLSAPPYGMKSETMKEVGSDVETANLLAKDLGVTLQIVPTTQANRIPFLLTNKADIVISSLSITPERAKVIDFSIPYAVIQSVIGAPKDAPIKEMKDLAGKTVVTARGTTNDQNVTKLAPPGTNIVRFENDATAITAITSGQANIFSTALPLLLRSIRRTRPRPWISRL
- a CDS encoding amino acid ABC transporter ATP-binding protein, with product MNSVPSQQPVAELPVGAPVPPDNAQAGTHAVPRDGKAITGDIVRLDNVHKWFGDNHVLKGIDLSVKPGEIIAIIGQSGSGKSTALRCMDHLEQIDKGSVTVCGHTFGADIPKSDLKMLRQDVGIVFQSYNLFPHLTVERNITLALTSVKKMGKSQAKEIAQTVLAQVGLSEKSQMYPEQLSGGQQQRVAIARSLAMGPKLMLFDEVTSALDPQLTGEVLRVIEKLAREGMTMVLVTHEMAFAMKVAHRIVYMYQGKIHEQGGPDMLRNPQTPELKHFLDNGL
- a CDS encoding amino acid ABC transporter permease, which produces MNQEQLVFLLQGAWGTFVLSALTFLFASVVGLMIALMRVSANPLVRGAAFTYIQAIQGTPLLVLMGVCFYGPTILGFTSVPALTAAVLALTIQSSAFLGEIWRGCIESVPKNQWEAAECLGLSRIQRMFQVILPQALRIAVPPTVGFMVQIVKNTSIASLVIGFAELSYNAKILNNATFQPFLYFGLAAVLYFIICYPLSRLSLKLERKLNVSRG
- a CDS encoding amino acid ABC transporter permease, encoding MTYEFDFNSVFAYWQFFLEGARTTVVMSFWSTLAGFILGVMCAIARSSSITWLSKTVGAYVEIIRNTPLIIQSYFLIFGMSSVGLTMPILVGAILALVINITAYTCEIVRAGIESVPRSQREAGECLGLSPLQVYWHIILVPALERVYPALTSQFILLMLVTSVLSAVGTEDLFGVSGQVQSMTFRNFEVFIILWGIYLAMSLMVRAIFWMLAKLLFVRRRRLGTLL
- a CDS encoding FadR/GntR family transcriptional regulator, which translates into the protein MTSDTPSSSRKVASRAYLQTAAQLRTLIANLHITAGARLPSERELAQQLGVSRPTLREALIVLELQDEVEIRIGSGIYVKNRAVRTESVGQVDHAGANKAPRIELRPGVQATADKVDNGQQALAEGMPDDDSDGAPAAHAALNLHSIAEDSPKEVNQMRYFLESAVAAEAARFMAPGLRKKLRQSLTDMQKAMAQNDVSTNARMADADRLFHLTLAQSTDNQLVMQTITGLFDQRYRPIARTMHRHFDDQQAWLAAMQEHEQICQAIEDRDPLQAQAAMQRHLTRAHQRLMAIIG